The Rhizobium sp. WSM4643 genome has a window encoding:
- a CDS encoding Hsp20 family protein, producing MRNELDFAPLYRSSIGFDRVFNLLNNAQRLQAIETWPPYDIVKTSEDDYRIQMAVAGFAEADLEITQERNVLVVKGQKAEGKDGEYLHRGIAGRAFERRFELADHVRVENASLTNGILSIALKREVPEAMKPRKIAIGDGSFQQAPLQIEAERQVA from the coding sequence ATGAGAAACGAACTTGACTTCGCACCCCTTTATCGGTCCAGCATCGGCTTCGACCGGGTCTTCAACCTCTTGAACAATGCGCAGCGGCTGCAGGCGATCGAGACCTGGCCACCCTATGATATCGTCAAGACGAGCGAAGACGACTATCGTATCCAGATGGCAGTCGCCGGTTTCGCCGAGGCCGATCTGGAGATTACCCAGGAGCGGAACGTGCTTGTGGTGAAAGGCCAGAAGGCCGAAGGGAAGGATGGCGAATATCTGCATCGCGGCATCGCCGGGCGCGCGTTTGAACGTCGCTTCGAACTTGCGGACCATGTCAGGGTCGAGAATGCGTCCCTGACGAACGGTATCCTCTCGATCGCGCTGAAGCGTGAGGTGCCGGAAGCCATGAAGCCGCGCAAAATCGCCATTGGAGACGGCTCCTTTCAGCAGGCGCCTCTTCAGATCGAAGCCGAACGCCAGGTGGCTTAA
- a CDS encoding OmpA family protein, with protein MLLALAACSTTELASLEEPAAAPMTGQTNDPAPGFENVAAGSEEDFILNVGRRIYFTQDSAKLDSVAMATLDNQANWLNNNPTWMLKLQGFSDDSGSASKMETLSHKRADAAMAYLVSKGVDPKRMWAKGYGNEREVRDCTERSCKVQNRRVVSNLRKQPDAV; from the coding sequence ATGCTCTTGGCGCTTGCCGCCTGCTCCACCACCGAACTGGCCTCGCTGGAAGAACCTGCGGCGGCGCCAATGACCGGCCAGACGAACGATCCGGCGCCTGGTTTCGAAAACGTCGCGGCTGGCAGCGAGGAGGATTTTATCCTCAATGTCGGCCGACGGATATATTTTACACAGGACTCTGCCAAGCTCGATTCCGTCGCCATGGCGACCCTGGACAACCAAGCCAACTGGCTCAACAACAACCCGACCTGGATGCTCAAGCTACAGGGATTCTCCGACGATTCAGGGTCCGCATCCAAAATGGAGACGCTGTCGCACAAGCGCGCCGATGCCGCGATGGCTTATCTTGTCTCGAAGGGCGTGGACCCAAAGCGCATGTGGGCCAAAGGTTACGGGAACGAACGCGAAGTCCGCGACTGCACGGAGCGCTCCTGCAAAGTGCAGAACCGGCGCGTCGTCTCCAACCTCCGCAAGCAGCCCGACGCCGTCTGA
- a CDS encoding CBS domain-containing protein: MKVSEIMSRDVEIANPNQTIAEIARCMADRQIGFLPVGDNDRLVGTITDRDLVVRGLADGLGSDAKVREVMTRDVKYCFEDDDVDDVTRNMGQVQVRRLPVVNRDKRLTGVISLGDASLANTAAAGAGLKKVSRPGGAHAH; this comes from the coding sequence ATGAAAGTGTCAGAGATCATGTCGCGCGACGTAGAAATCGCCAACCCTAATCAGACGATAGCCGAAATCGCGAGATGCATGGCCGACAGGCAGATCGGCTTCCTGCCGGTCGGCGACAACGACCGGCTCGTTGGAACCATCACCGACCGCGATCTCGTCGTGCGCGGGCTTGCCGACGGATTAGGGAGCGATGCAAAGGTGCGCGAAGTCATGACCCGCGATGTCAAATATTGCTTCGAAGACGACGATGTCGACGACGTGACGCGCAACATGGGGCAGGTCCAGGTCCGCCGCCTTCCCGTCGTCAATCGTGACAAACGCCTAACCGGCGTCATTTCGCTCGGCGACGCCTCCTTGGCGAACACCGCCGCCGCGGGAGCCGGATTGAAAAAAGTTTCCCGTCCGGGCGGCGCCCATGCACATTAG
- a CDS encoding L,D-transpeptidase, protein MPWTRRNIVLGGLALLGASAVRKPVFAAASSYFDGTTVDNGVTFRRTNFAKIDRQWHRQVVKYFSSEPIGTVVVDTRHHFLYVIMENKTAIRYGVGVGREGFKWFGRATIDDKSLWPRWTPPPEMRKRHPELPEFVAGGSPKNPLGPRAMYLHRDGVDTGYRFHGTLEPWSIGKDASSGCIRMFNEDAIDLYQRCPIGTAVQVLPHIADQAESATQVSQTTPVE, encoded by the coding sequence ATGCCGTGGACTCGCAGAAATATTGTGCTGGGTGGTTTGGCGTTACTTGGCGCCAGTGCAGTCCGGAAACCGGTATTTGCCGCGGCGTCTTCCTATTTCGACGGCACTACCGTCGACAATGGCGTGACGTTCCGAAGGACCAACTTTGCCAAGATCGACAGACAGTGGCACCGCCAGGTTGTCAAATATTTCAGCAGCGAGCCAATCGGCACCGTCGTCGTCGACACGAGGCACCATTTTCTCTACGTGATCATGGAGAACAAGACGGCCATCCGCTATGGCGTCGGCGTCGGTCGCGAGGGCTTCAAATGGTTTGGCCGCGCGACGATCGACGATAAATCGCTGTGGCCGCGCTGGACGCCGCCGCCAGAGATGCGCAAGCGCCATCCGGAACTGCCCGAATTCGTGGCGGGAGGCTCACCGAAAAATCCACTCGGTCCCCGCGCCATGTACCTGCATCGCGACGGCGTCGATACCGGCTATCGCTTCCACGGCACGCTGGAGCCGTGGAGCATCGGCAAGGATGCCTCCAGCGGCTGTATCCGCATGTTCAACGAAGACGCCATCGATCTGTACCAGCGTTGCCCCATCGGCACTGCGGTGCAGGTTCTGCCGCATATTGCAGACCAGGCTGAAAGCGCCACTCAGGTCAGCCAGACAACCCCGGTCGAATAA
- a CDS encoding DUF2267 domain-containing protein — MSASGVAVFDKTLQTTNMWLDDLMANQGPDRQLAWHVLGAVLHTLRDRLPIDLAAHLSAQLPLLVRGAYYDRYDPSKQPVRSRSLDEFLEQVNEELSSTRPVDAKEAVRSVFRVLSHYIDPGEVRKVRHGLPAEVQALWPDADIRH; from the coding sequence ATGAGCGCTTCGGGTGTCGCCGTCTTCGATAAGACGCTGCAAACCACAAATATGTGGCTCGACGATCTGATGGCCAACCAGGGACCTGATCGGCAGCTTGCCTGGCATGTACTTGGCGCGGTTCTTCATACGTTGAGAGATCGTCTGCCGATCGATCTGGCTGCGCACCTGTCGGCACAGCTGCCACTCCTCGTGCGCGGCGCCTATTACGATCGATACGATCCTTCCAAACAACCCGTTCGCTCTCGTTCTCTGGATGAGTTCCTGGAACAGGTGAACGAGGAGCTTTCATCGACGCGTCCGGTAGACGCGAAGGAGGCCGTGCGGTCAGTTTTCCGGGTGCTTTCCCACTATATCGATCCGGGCGAGGTGCGGAAAGTGCGCCACGGGCTGCCGGCAGAAGTCCAGGCGCTCTGGCCGGATGCGGATATTCGCCATTAG
- a CDS encoding YybH family protein translates to MASAEFEFRALLDSRVEACRTKDIDRLMSLYSPEIVYFDVVPPLRFIGFEAVRSNFVRWFNEYKGPIGLETRDLKIAINADVAFAHMLHQDKGNTNLSGPQEFWLRSTVCCQRSNSEWLITHEHISLPVDFRSGTVLMDLAP, encoded by the coding sequence ATGGCTTCAGCAGAATTCGAGTTCAGAGCGCTTTTGGACAGTCGAGTCGAGGCATGCCGGACAAAGGATATCGATCGACTCATGTCGCTCTATTCCCCCGAGATTGTCTACTTCGATGTCGTGCCGCCTCTCCGCTTTATCGGATTTGAGGCGGTCCGGAGTAATTTTGTGCGGTGGTTCAATGAATATAAAGGCCCGATCGGCTTGGAAACCCGCGATTTGAAGATCGCCATAAACGCCGATGTCGCCTTTGCGCATATGCTTCACCAGGACAAGGGCAACACCAACTTGTCGGGACCGCAGGAATTTTGGCTGCGTTCGACCGTCTGCTGCCAACGTTCAAACAGCGAATGGCTGATCACGCACGAACACATCTCTTTGCCCGTCGATTTTAGGAGCGGAACTGTGCTCATGGACCTTGCCCCCTGA
- a CDS encoding alpha/beta fold hydrolase, with translation MNQSVQPRLGTTIHIEDQDVHILDGGNPHSLPVVLLHGCGSLAQEILLAFDNSDFRIIAPDRPGYGLSTPPAPAERGPEGQSFWLERLLASLDLPEVRIVAHSIGSAAALHLAARRPDLVRGLFLISPCCAPVPSKPLIVLRSAVAPVVGPLIRQHVIGRWPAFFLDRGLRSSSFPNPLPSHLADLPASHVVNPITIRTMADELRAFNRDMERLPDLPGDLPLHVLFGMADRVISPNWHIDWLCRKHPGPVVRLLAGVGHLPHHVVPGVAREMLCDVVEASAQETKLPCLRSIGSQAVAEASAGLERR, from the coding sequence ATGAACCAATCAGTCCAGCCGAGGCTCGGAACAACAATTCATATCGAAGATCAGGATGTTCACATCCTTGACGGAGGCAACCCACATAGCCTTCCAGTCGTCCTCCTGCATGGCTGCGGCAGTCTTGCGCAGGAAATTTTGCTCGCCTTCGACAACAGCGATTTCCGGATCATTGCACCCGACCGGCCTGGCTATGGACTGAGCACGCCACCTGCACCAGCTGAGCGTGGACCTGAGGGACAGTCCTTCTGGCTTGAGCGCCTTCTCGCGTCTCTCGACCTGCCAGAGGTGAGGATCGTCGCGCACTCGATCGGCAGCGCAGCGGCCTTACACCTTGCTGCAAGAAGACCAGACCTCGTCAGGGGACTTTTTCTCATTTCCCCATGTTGCGCGCCTGTGCCATCGAAGCCGTTGATTGTGCTTAGATCGGCGGTCGCTCCGGTGGTCGGGCCGTTGATCCGCCAGCACGTCATCGGCCGGTGGCCCGCATTCTTTCTCGATCGAGGTCTGAGGTCGTCCTCTTTTCCAAATCCCCTGCCTTCTCATCTCGCGGACCTGCCGGCCTCTCACGTGGTCAATCCGATTACCATCCGCACGATGGCCGACGAGTTGCGCGCCTTCAACCGAGACATGGAACGCCTTCCAGATCTGCCTGGCGATCTTCCCCTGCACGTTCTCTTCGGCATGGCGGACCGCGTGATTTCACCGAACTGGCATATCGATTGGCTTTGCAGGAAGCATCCAGGGCCGGTCGTCAGATTGCTGGCAGGTGTCGGGCATTTACCCCATCATGTGGTTCCTGGCGTGGCGCGAGAGATGCTTTGTGATGTTGTGGAGGCATCGGCACAAGAAACGAAACTCCCGTGCCTGAGGAGCATCGGCTCGCAGGCGGTTGCAGAAGCGAGTGCCGGTCTCGAGAGAAGATGA
- a CDS encoding AI-2E family transporter, which yields MLLQRVSFYVLLVLVTIAFVAIVLPFYSAIFWAVVLAIIFFPLHARIEAQLGGRANLAAALSVLVCLCVVIIPGLIVLSSLVQQGNLLYQRMDSGEIDVRSFVQKLQEAMPLFLRDWLRRIELNGVGMFQDRVSSALMQGWGFFAGRALSLGQNTLRFFVTFGVMLYLLFFMFRDGRALARAIRRALPLSDAHTLRFTSKFTSVVHATVRGNIIIAIIQGSIGGIAFWALGVEPALLWGVLMSFLSLLPAVGAALIWLPTAIYLALAGFWVKALMLVAVGALVIGVVDNLLRPFLVGRETKLPDYVVLISTIGGISLVGINGFVIGPLIAALFIAAWGIFVEEEGTSDS from the coding sequence ATGCTCCTTCAGCGTGTCAGTTTTTATGTGCTTCTGGTCCTCGTGACCATTGCGTTCGTCGCCATCGTGCTACCGTTTTATTCAGCAATATTCTGGGCAGTCGTCCTCGCCATCATCTTCTTCCCGCTTCACGCCCGTATCGAGGCCCAGCTGGGTGGACGGGCAAACCTTGCTGCAGCCCTCTCGGTGCTGGTCTGCCTTTGCGTCGTGATCATACCGGGGTTGATCGTCCTCAGTTCACTCGTCCAGCAGGGCAACCTTCTCTACCAACGCATGGACAGCGGCGAGATCGATGTCCGGAGCTTTGTCCAGAAACTGCAAGAAGCAATGCCCTTGTTCCTCCGCGACTGGCTCCGGAGGATCGAGTTGAATGGCGTCGGTATGTTTCAAGACCGCGTTTCCTCGGCATTGATGCAGGGCTGGGGATTCTTTGCCGGGCGTGCCTTGAGCCTCGGTCAGAACACCCTGCGGTTCTTCGTCACCTTCGGCGTCATGCTCTATCTCCTGTTCTTCATGTTCCGGGACGGGCGCGCCCTTGCCCGCGCCATCAGAAGAGCGCTGCCTCTCAGCGATGCTCATACACTTCGCTTCACCTCCAAATTCACTTCGGTCGTTCACGCGACCGTGCGAGGCAATATTATCATCGCCATCATCCAGGGTTCGATCGGCGGCATCGCCTTCTGGGCCCTCGGCGTCGAGCCAGCCCTGCTGTGGGGCGTGCTGATGAGCTTCCTGTCGTTGCTGCCTGCGGTCGGCGCCGCATTGATCTGGTTGCCCACGGCCATTTACCTAGCCCTGGCCGGTTTTTGGGTGAAGGCGCTAATGCTGGTTGCGGTCGGCGCCCTCGTCATAGGTGTTGTCGATAATCTTCTGAGGCCGTTCTTGGTCGGCAGGGAGACCAAGCTTCCCGACTATGTCGTCCTCATTTCCACCATTGGCGGCATTTCTCTCGTGGGCATCAATGGCTTTGTGATCGGGCCGTTGATAGCCGCTCTCTTCATCGCCGCTTGGGGAATTTTCGTGGAGGAGGAGGGCACGTCGGATTCTTGA